The following proteins come from a genomic window of Miscanthus floridulus cultivar M001 chromosome 2, ASM1932011v1, whole genome shotgun sequence:
- the LOC136539947 gene encoding eudesmanediol synthase-like, whose protein sequence is MAPNTVAAAPPASLEETGPGLTVATAGAFEPCAWADFFVTYAPPVSQESEERMRERAHQLKGEVRRRMFDAGGEATGSEADMVTLVDTLQRLGIDNHFRQEVDAALKRINSCESLDDGLQIVALRFRLLRQHGVWVPADVFDRFRDERTGSFSESLASDPRGLLSLYNAAHMATPGEQALDEAISFSRRHLASMKGRLPSPLEEQVSRALDIPLARLPKRLETMHYVVEYGKEEGHDAVLLELARLDFDLLRFLHLRELKDLSLWWKDLYGNVKLNYARDRLVENYFWTCGVFHEEEYSRARMLFAKTFGLLSLMDDTYDVYATLEECHILNDAIQRWDETTASILPEYMKMFYINLVRNFQEFEHSLQPNEKYRVSYAKQAFKLSSKYYLDEAKWCSEKYAPSFKEHMEVSVMSSGFPTLAVVLLMGAGDMATREAFQWAIGVPDVVTASGEVARFLNDIASYKKGKNKKDVASSVECYAKEHGTSGEEAVTAIAGMAEHAWRTINRSCMEMDSALLPAAQLVVNLTKTLEVIYLGGRDAYTFAADLKDLVVSLFLNGPTV, encoded by the exons ATGGCTCCGAACACTGTTGCTGCAGCTCCTCCTGCGAGCCTGGAGGAGACCGGCCCTGGGCTGACGGTTGCCACCGCCGGCGCCTTCGAGCCCTGTGCGTGGGCCGACTTCTTCGTCACCTACGCCCCACCCGTCTCACAA GAGTCGGAGGAGCGGATGAGAGAGAGGGCGCACCAGCTCAAGGGAGAAGTGCGCCGCCGGATGTTCGACGCTGGCGGCGAGGCTACGGGGAGCGAGGCTGACATGGTGACGCTAGTGGACACGCTCCAACGCCTCGGCATCGACAACCACTTCCGCCAGGAGGTTGACGCCGCGTTAAAACGCATCAACAGCTGCGAGAGTTTGGACGACGGCCTCCAGATCGTTGCTCTTCGCTTTCGTCTACTTAGGCAACATGGCGTCTGGGTCCCTGCAG ATGTATTCGACAGATTCAGAGATGAAAGGACGGGCAGTTTCAGTGAAAGTCTGGCCAGTGATCCGAGGGGCTTACTGAGCCTATACAACGCGGCTCACATGGCAACACCTGGCGAGCAGGCCCTCGACGAAGCCATCTCCTTCTCCAGGCGTCACCTTGCGTCCATGAAAGGCAGGCTCCCGTCGCCACTGGAAGAGCAAGTGTCCCGTGCCCTCGACATCCCTCTCGCACGCCTGCCAAAGCGGCTGGAGACGATGCACTACGTCGTAGAGTATGGCAAAGAAGAGGGGCACGACGCCGTGCTCTTGGAGCTCGCGAGGCTGGACTTTGACTTGCTCAGGTTTCTTCACCTCAGGGAGCTAAAGGACCTGTCATT GTGGTGGAAGGATCTCTATGGCAATGTGAAACTAAACTACGCCCGAGATCGGCTAGTGGAGAACTACTTCTGGACGTGTGGGGTGTTCCATGAGGAGGAATACTCTCGTGCGCGAATGCTGTTTGCCAAGACATTCGGGTTGCTGTCCTTGATGGATGACACGTACGATGTGTATGCTACATTAGAGGAATGCCATATACTCAACGATGCTATACAGAG ATGGGATGAAACCACTGCTTCCATTCTTCCAGAGTACATGAAAATGTTCTACATCAATCTTGTGAGGAACTTTCAAGAGTTTGAGCATAGTTTGCAGCCAAATGAGAAGTACCGCGTATCCTATGCAAAGCAAGCG TTTAAACTGTCATCAAAGTACTATCTGGACGAGGCCAAATGGTGCAGTGAGAAATACGCGCCGAGCTTCAAAGAGCACATGGAGGTGTCTGTCATGTCGTCAGGCTTCCCAACACTAGCCGTGGTGCTGCTTATGGGTGCAGGTGACATGGCGACCAGGGAGGCGTTCCAGTGGGCGATCGGCGTCCCGGACGTGGTCACCGCCAGTGGAGAGGTCGCTCGTTTCCTCAACGACATCGCTTCGTACAAGAAggggaagaacaagaaggacgTGGCAAGCTCCGTGGAATGCTACGCCAAGGAGCATGGCACGTCAGGGGAGGAGGCGGTGACCGCGATCGCGGGGATGGCGGAGCACGCGTGGAGGACGATTAACCGGTCGTGCATGGAGATGGATAGCGCGCTGTTGCCGGCCGCGCAGCTGGTGGTGAACCTGACCAAGACGCTGGAGGTCATATACCTTGGCGGCAGAGATGCCTACACCTTTGCTGCCGACCTCAAGGATCTCGTCGTCTCCCTCTTTCTCAACGGCCCTACTGTTTga